The following coding sequences are from one Kosakonia sp. H02 window:
- the yhcN gene encoding peroxide/acid stress response protein YhcN: MKRNLIIASLGLASLISFGASAATLVNSEQASNLQPIGSVSVSQIAGVPMDIRQELSAKADQAGASSYRIVEARTGDHTHVTAELYK; this comes from the coding sequence ATGAAACGTAACCTGATCATCGCATCCCTTGGCCTTGCATCCCTTATCTCTTTTGGCGCAAGTGCCGCCACGCTGGTAAACAGTGAACAGGCCAGCAACCTGCAACCTATAGGCAGCGTCTCTGTTTCACAGATTGCCGGTGTCCCGATGGATATTCGTCAGGAACTCTCTGCGAAAGCCGACCAGGCGGGTGCGAGCAGCTATCGCATCGTAGAAGCACGTACGGGCGACCACACCCACGTGACAGCGGAACTGTACAAATAA
- the aaeX gene encoding p-hydroxybenzoic acid efflux pump operon protein AaeX, which yields MSLFPVIVVFGLSFPPIFFELLLSLAIFWLVRRVLIPTGIYDFVWHPALFNTALYCCLFYLLSRLFV from the coding sequence ATGAGTCTGTTTCCCGTCATCGTGGTGTTCGGATTGTCGTTCCCACCGATTTTTTTCGAGTTGCTTTTGTCACTGGCGATCTTCTGGCTGGTGCGCCGGGTGCTGATCCCAACCGGGATCTATGATTTTGTCTGGCATCCGGCGTTGTTTAATACCGCGCTCTATTGCTGCCTGTTTTATCTGCTGTCGCGTTTATTTGTTTGA
- the argR gene encoding transcriptional regulator ArgR, with translation MRSSAKQEELIKAFKALLKEEKFSSQGEIVQALQEEGFDNINQSKVSRMLTKFGAVRTRNAKMEMVYCLPIELGVPTTSSPLKNLVLDIDYNDAVVVIHTSPGAAQLIARLLDSLGKAEGILGTIAGDDTIFTTPARGFTVKDLYEAILVLFEQEL, from the coding sequence ATGCGAAGCTCGGCTAAACAAGAAGAATTAATCAAAGCGTTCAAAGCGCTACTTAAAGAAGAGAAATTCAGTTCTCAGGGCGAAATTGTCCAGGCGTTGCAAGAAGAAGGCTTTGACAATATCAACCAGTCCAAAGTCTCGCGCATGCTGACCAAATTCGGCGCAGTGCGTACGCGTAACGCAAAAATGGAAATGGTTTACTGCCTGCCAATTGAATTGGGCGTTCCCACCACCTCCAGCCCGCTGAAGAACCTGGTGCTGGACATCGACTACAACGATGCAGTTGTCGTTATTCATACCAGCCCCGGTGCCGCTCAGTTGATCGCGCGTCTGCTCGACTCGCTGGGTAAAGCGGAAGGGATCCTCGGGACTATCGCTGGTGACGACACGATTTTCACCACGCCAGCCAGAGGATTTACCGTGAAAGATCTCTACGAAGCGATCCTCGTTCTGTTCGAACAAGAGCTGTAA
- the aaeA gene encoding p-hydroxybenzoic acid efflux pump subunit AaeA, with the protein MKTLTRNITRTAVTMVLVILAFIAIFRAWVYYTESPWTRDARFSADVVAIAPDVTGLVTTVNVHDNQLVKQGQVLFTIDQPRYQKALEQDEADVAYYQALVNEKRREAGRRNQLGVQAMSREEIDQANNTLQTELHQLAKAQATRDLARLDLERTIIRAPADGWVTNLNVYAGEFITRGSTAVALVKQNSFYILAYMEETKLEGVRPGYRAEVTPLGSNIVLKGTVDSIAAGVTNSSSSNDSKGMATIDSNLEWVRLAQRVPVRIRLDQQQGNLWPAGTTATVVVTGKTDRDASQDSFFRKMAHRLRELG; encoded by the coding sequence GTGAAAACACTAACAAGAAATATCACCCGTACCGCAGTCACTATGGTGCTGGTTATCCTGGCCTTCATCGCGATTTTCCGGGCCTGGGTTTATTACACCGAATCACCGTGGACGCGCGATGCGCGCTTTAGCGCTGATGTCGTCGCTATCGCGCCCGATGTCACTGGCCTTGTGACTACCGTCAATGTTCATGACAACCAACTGGTGAAACAGGGCCAGGTGCTGTTCACCATCGACCAGCCGCGCTACCAGAAAGCGCTGGAGCAAGACGAAGCGGATGTCGCTTATTACCAGGCGCTGGTCAATGAGAAGCGCCGCGAAGCCGGTCGCCGCAACCAGTTAGGCGTGCAGGCCATGTCGCGGGAAGAAATCGACCAGGCCAACAACACGCTGCAAACCGAGCTGCATCAGTTAGCCAAAGCCCAGGCGACGCGCGACCTTGCCAGACTCGACCTTGAACGCACCATTATTCGCGCCCCGGCGGACGGCTGGGTGACCAACCTGAATGTCTATGCTGGTGAATTTATTACCCGTGGTTCCACCGCCGTGGCGCTGGTGAAGCAGAACAGCTTCTACATTCTGGCCTATATGGAAGAGACCAAGCTGGAGGGCGTTCGCCCCGGTTACCGTGCGGAAGTGACGCCGTTAGGCAGCAACATTGTATTGAAAGGTACGGTAGACAGCATCGCGGCGGGGGTCACCAACTCCAGCAGTAGCAATGACAGCAAAGGGATGGCGACCATCGATTCCAACCTTGAATGGGTGCGTCTGGCCCAGCGCGTTCCGGTGCGTATTCGTCTCGACCAACAGCAGGGCAACCTGTGGCCCGCCGGGACGACGGCTACCGTGGTAGTCACCGGCAAAACCGATCGCGATGCCAGCCAGGACTCATTTTTCCGCAAAATGGCGCATCGCTTGCGTGAACTGGGGTAA
- a CDS encoding NAD-dependent succinate-semialdehyde dehydrogenase — translation MSSQALQDSALFQTGYLVDGVWKSLDTTFDVLNPATGEIVANVAKAGKKETEEAIAAATRAFPAWRAKTAKERSAILYRWYELIIENKSWLGRLMTTEQGKPLKEAEGEVEYAASFIQWFAEQAKRANGEIIPPIKPGSRILATREPIGVVAAITPWNFPMAMLTRKLGPALAAGCTGVIKPANNTPLSAFALLTLAKKAGVPDGVLNAVAGSTSEISDAIMASHDVRKISFTGSTAVGKTLVRNAAETMKKVSMELGGNAPYIVFEDADIDAAVQGAIANKFRNAGQVCVSVNRFYIHESVYDAFTQKLTDAVNALKVGNGLEEGVIVGPLIEKAAVDKVREHVEDAVAKGAKVLAGGKPHALGGNFWLPTVLGDCSDGMKLAQEETFGPVAACFRFTSEEEVVKRANATPFGLAAYFYTQNLQRVFRVSQAIESGMIGINECAVSTELGPFGGVKESGLGREGSVLGLEEYLEVKTLHLGGL, via the coding sequence ATGAGCTCGCAGGCATTGCAGGACAGTGCACTTTTTCAGACCGGCTATCTGGTCGATGGCGTCTGGAAATCGCTGGATACCACATTTGACGTTCTGAACCCGGCCACTGGCGAAATTGTTGCCAACGTCGCTAAAGCAGGGAAAAAAGAGACGGAAGAAGCCATTGCTGCCGCCACCCGGGCTTTTCCCGCCTGGCGGGCAAAAACCGCTAAAGAACGCTCAGCCATTCTGTATCGCTGGTATGAATTAATCATCGAAAACAAAAGTTGGCTGGGGCGCTTGATGACCACCGAGCAGGGCAAACCCTTGAAAGAAGCTGAAGGCGAAGTGGAATACGCCGCCAGCTTTATTCAGTGGTTTGCCGAGCAGGCAAAACGCGCCAACGGCGAAATCATTCCGCCCATCAAACCCGGCTCACGTATTCTGGCTACCCGCGAACCGATTGGCGTTGTCGCGGCCATTACGCCGTGGAACTTCCCGATGGCAATGCTCACCCGCAAACTGGGCCCGGCGCTGGCGGCAGGCTGTACCGGCGTGATTAAACCCGCCAACAATACGCCGCTCAGCGCCTTTGCCTTGCTGACGCTGGCAAAAAAAGCCGGTGTGCCGGATGGCGTGCTCAACGCAGTCGCCGGGAGTACATCCGAGATCAGCGATGCCATTATGGCCAGCCATGATGTGCGAAAAATTTCCTTTACCGGTTCGACCGCCGTCGGGAAAACGCTGGTGCGCAACGCCGCAGAAACGATGAAAAAAGTGTCAATGGAGCTGGGCGGCAACGCGCCTTACATCGTGTTTGAGGATGCCGACATCGATGCTGCGGTGCAGGGAGCCATCGCCAATAAATTCCGCAATGCCGGGCAAGTGTGCGTGAGCGTGAACCGTTTTTATATTCATGAATCGGTTTATGACGCCTTTACGCAGAAACTTACCGACGCGGTGAATGCGCTGAAAGTGGGCAATGGCCTGGAAGAGGGCGTCATCGTCGGCCCGCTGATTGAAAAGGCCGCCGTGGATAAAGTGCGCGAGCATGTGGAAGACGCTGTCGCCAAAGGGGCGAAAGTGCTGGCCGGCGGCAAACCGCACGCGCTTGGCGGTAACTTCTGGCTGCCGACGGTGCTGGGCGATTGTAGCGATGGTATGAAACTCGCTCAGGAAGAGACCTTCGGCCCGGTTGCTGCCTGCTTCCGCTTTACCAGCGAAGAGGAGGTGGTGAAACGGGCGAATGCAACACCGTTTGGCCTGGCAGCCTATTTCTATACGCAGAACTTGCAGCGGGTGTTCCGCGTTTCGCAGGCGATTGAAAGCGGCATGATTGGCATCAACGAGTGCGCAGTCTCTACCGAGCTTGGGCCGTTCGGCGGCGTGAAAGAGTCAGGTTTGGGCCGTGAAGGCTCGGTACTGGGGCTGGAAGAGTACCTCGAAGTGAAAACCCTGCATCTGGGCGGATTATAA
- a CDS encoding S6 family peptidase, translating to MNKIYSCELKVSLLFFSLLLPYDCFAHQRLARSLVSYEIPYQTYHEFATNRGPFYPGARDIHIYNKYGYPAGILNKAPMPDFSSVDDRSGISTIIYPQYAVSVHHNPATHFANLSFGNENYHMVNRGNIPGNDFSIIRLNKVVTEVIPANIAPADMKPETFADVDRFTAFYRMGSGTQKVADIWGRGIDIQSAYRFLTGGTMGHPEWDPIGLLVMSSGDVFNPKSGPLNSHGTPGDSGSPLFAWDAHLNKWMVAGTLSLIYLDKPEKSAYTIIPNDFVDETIRKYRSALITNTNNNVLFLWRYSNSTGAGHLYEGRNIYAMQGQQKEEAHNGRDLIFNGAGGVILLQDNVNQGSGTLTFNNNYVVAPLLAQTWSGGGVDVGSGATVTWKVNGVKNDNLHKIGKGTLKVNGTGVNPGGLKVGDGTVHLSQVPDNLGKVQAFSSVNLASGRPLVVLHGRGQVDPDSISWGFRGGRLDVNGNSLTFHRLNAQDYGAALINRAKKRADITLSYQRKPEDVVINQWSYSRLGQIGELYGYQNNDAGTTDYFFLKTSPYLWFPRNHRSNNDWEFIGHDRGHAIRTWYERHKAAVYIFHGQLRGNLNFQNHVDAGTTGALMLDGSVDISGNFSQKNGRLVFQGHPVLHAYNLPETIEKLRRLGDNSLRTEPVSFYQTDWQKRVFKLNNLMLDKAHFDLARNASLYGNINAKNSVITLGSPTLYIDINDGNGIATEPRQGISIASRQDDLSRYQGRVTLSGRSELNIREVFTGIITGRNSRVSVSSRHAILNGYSQFNSTPLTLEPNAQLTAKAGWFSSATVTVGPSATLSLTGTPVGTSQVIPTMYAMKDGTTYALQEGSSVRVLPFALMQGDIYSQNRAVVRFNIDDDRHLANNLSPEHKKMATTLAGFENAWRGAISAPHTQLSLKSTRWEMREDSEVGNLNASQSLVVVSGSKFRTLKAMDLRTDNTGFVLRTNLKESDKIVVRDRASGQRNTLFLNVLKNPGSQKFNIPLILAPRNTNASLFTVSGPATGFSQLQPVVQVVRAADRTQWILQGFKYMPNPAAMASAKMFSSVGYKNLIGEVNNLNKRMEDLRDTKGQDGAWGHTFSGSGAGMGGYADRYTSVQTGFDKKQRLSGANLFTGVLMSHTNSQASGRDLRGNTRSFGGGIYASALMDSGAYIDAIGKYIHAFDNYQAGLIGLRARDYTTRSWIGGVQSGYRYHLADDLYVEPQVGVVFSTLSATRLKWHDKGINVSMRHQNTTPLIGRTGVTTGKSFSGRNWALTARAGVGYQFDLLTNGETVLHDISGEKRLAGQRDKRMLYHATVDGQMRENLRFGLEMERSVFGNYNVNHAINAKVSYMF from the coding sequence ATGAATAAGATATATTCTTGTGAATTAAAGGTATCGCTCCTCTTCTTTTCTTTATTACTCCCTTATGATTGTTTTGCGCATCAGCGATTAGCACGGTCATTAGTAAGTTATGAAATTCCCTATCAAACTTATCATGAATTCGCGACTAATCGGGGACCCTTTTATCCAGGTGCGAGGGATATTCATATTTATAACAAATATGGCTATCCGGCTGGCATTCTTAATAAAGCACCGATGCCAGATTTTAGTAGCGTTGATGACAGAAGCGGTATCTCTACTATTATTTACCCGCAATACGCAGTCAGCGTTCACCACAACCCCGCAACGCATTTTGCTAATCTCAGCTTTGGTAATGAGAATTATCATATGGTTAACAGGGGTAATATCCCTGGAAATGACTTTAGTATCATTAGGTTGAACAAGGTGGTGACGGAAGTCATTCCTGCTAATATTGCACCTGCTGATATGAAACCAGAAACTTTTGCCGACGTGGATCGATTTACCGCTTTTTATCGTATGGGGTCGGGTACTCAGAAAGTTGCTGATATATGGGGGCGGGGGATTGATATTCAATCGGCCTATCGTTTTTTAACGGGCGGTACAATGGGGCACCCTGAATGGGATCCCATAGGATTATTGGTAATGTCGTCCGGAGATGTGTTTAATCCTAAAAGTGGTCCTTTAAATAGCCATGGAACGCCGGGCGATAGTGGTTCCCCTTTATTCGCCTGGGATGCCCATCTCAATAAATGGATGGTTGCGGGCACATTAAGTCTGATTTATTTAGATAAGCCAGAGAAAAGTGCATATACGATTATACCGAATGATTTTGTTGATGAGACAATTCGGAAGTACAGAAGTGCGCTAATCACAAACACGAATAATAATGTCCTTTTTTTATGGCGATACAGTAATTCAACAGGGGCTGGCCACTTATATGAGGGACGTAATATATATGCGATGCAGGGCCAGCAAAAAGAAGAAGCACATAACGGTCGGGATTTAATCTTTAATGGAGCCGGTGGCGTCATCTTGCTTCAGGATAACGTCAATCAGGGCTCGGGGACGCTGACGTTTAATAACAACTATGTCGTGGCCCCGCTGCTGGCACAGACCTGGAGCGGGGGCGGAGTGGATGTGGGATCTGGCGCGACAGTTACCTGGAAGGTCAATGGCGTAAAGAACGATAACCTGCACAAAATTGGTAAAGGCACGCTGAAAGTGAACGGAACGGGCGTTAATCCGGGGGGATTAAAAGTCGGCGACGGAACGGTTCATTTGTCCCAGGTCCCGGATAACCTTGGCAAAGTACAGGCGTTTAGTTCGGTGAATCTTGCCAGCGGCAGGCCATTGGTTGTGCTGCATGGTAGAGGGCAGGTCGACCCGGATTCCATTTCATGGGGATTTCGCGGCGGCAGGCTGGACGTTAACGGGAACAGCCTGACCTTTCATCGCCTCAATGCGCAAGATTATGGCGCTGCATTAATCAATCGTGCCAAAAAACGCGCGGACATTACCCTGAGTTATCAACGAAAACCGGAGGATGTGGTTATCAATCAATGGTCATACTCCCGGCTTGGACAAATTGGGGAACTGTATGGGTACCAAAATAATGATGCCGGAACGACAGACTACTTCTTTCTTAAAACCTCACCCTACCTGTGGTTCCCAAGAAATCACCGCAGCAATAACGACTGGGAGTTTATCGGGCACGATCGTGGGCACGCTATACGCACCTGGTATGAGCGACACAAAGCCGCAGTATACATTTTTCATGGTCAACTGCGGGGAAACCTGAATTTTCAAAATCATGTCGATGCCGGAACTACAGGCGCGTTAATGCTGGATGGTTCTGTTGATATCTCCGGTAATTTCTCGCAGAAAAATGGTCGCCTGGTTTTTCAGGGCCATCCGGTTCTTCATGCGTACAATCTCCCGGAAACGATAGAGAAGCTCAGAAGGCTGGGCGATAACTCTTTAAGGACTGAACCGGTTTCTTTCTACCAAACGGATTGGCAGAAGCGCGTATTTAAGCTGAACAATTTGATGCTCGATAAAGCCCATTTTGACCTCGCCAGAAATGCCTCTCTCTACGGGAATATCAATGCCAAAAACTCCGTCATTACCTTAGGAAGCCCGACGCTTTACATTGATATCAATGATGGTAATGGGATAGCGACCGAGCCGCGGCAGGGGATCTCGATAGCCAGCCGCCAGGATGATCTGAGTCGCTATCAAGGGCGTGTCACCCTGTCGGGCAGGTCAGAACTGAATATTCGGGAAGTCTTCACCGGTATCATTACCGGGCGGAACAGTAGAGTCAGCGTCTCGTCACGCCACGCCATTTTGAATGGTTACAGCCAGTTCAACAGTACGCCGCTCACCCTTGAGCCAAATGCACAACTTACAGCAAAAGCCGGATGGTTCAGCAGCGCCACGGTGACTGTTGGACCTTCTGCCACGCTTTCTCTTACCGGGACGCCAGTGGGGACAAGCCAGGTGATCCCGACCATGTACGCCATGAAAGACGGGACAACGTATGCACTACAAGAGGGGAGTAGTGTTCGTGTCTTACCGTTTGCCCTTATGCAGGGAGATATATATTCCCAGAATCGTGCAGTGGTTCGTTTCAATATTGATGACGACCGCCATCTGGCAAATAACCTCTCTCCTGAACATAAGAAGATGGCGACGACGCTTGCCGGCTTTGAAAACGCCTGGCGCGGGGCTATTTCTGCTCCCCATACACAGCTCAGTTTGAAGTCCACGCGTTGGGAGATGCGTGAGGATTCTGAAGTGGGAAACCTGAACGCTTCACAATCGCTGGTGGTGGTTTCTGGCAGTAAGTTCCGTACGTTGAAAGCCATGGATTTGCGCACGGATAACACCGGCTTTGTGCTGCGAACGAACCTGAAGGAGAGTGACAAAATTGTCGTGCGTGACAGAGCATCCGGGCAGAGGAACACGCTCTTTCTTAATGTCCTTAAAAATCCGGGATCGCAGAAATTCAATATTCCTTTGATTCTTGCTCCTCGCAACACCAACGCCTCGCTGTTCACTGTTAGCGGGCCAGCGACCGGTTTTAGCCAATTGCAACCGGTGGTGCAGGTCGTGCGGGCCGCTGACAGAACGCAGTGGATCCTTCAGGGGTTCAAATATATGCCCAATCCTGCGGCGATGGCCTCTGCGAAGATGTTCTCCAGTGTGGGGTACAAGAACCTCATCGGTGAAGTTAACAACCTTAACAAACGGATGGAAGATCTGCGGGATACGAAGGGGCAGGACGGCGCATGGGGACACACTTTTAGCGGTAGCGGGGCGGGAATGGGCGGTTACGCCGACCGCTACACCTCTGTCCAGACGGGGTTTGATAAAAAACAGCGCTTGTCGGGAGCGAACCTGTTCACCGGTGTGCTGATGAGCCACACCAACAGCCAGGCCAGTGGAAGAGATTTGCGTGGCAATACACGCTCATTTGGTGGTGGTATTTACGCCTCAGCGCTAATGGATTCTGGCGCGTATATCGACGCAATCGGTAAGTACATTCACGCCTTTGATAACTACCAGGCGGGTCTTATCGGGCTACGGGCACGGGATTATACGACGCGGAGCTGGATAGGCGGCGTGCAAAGCGGCTATCGCTATCATCTGGCAGACGATCTCTACGTCGAGCCGCAGGTTGGCGTCGTTTTCAGTACGCTCTCCGCAACCCGCCTGAAATGGCATGACAAAGGCATCAATGTGTCGATGCGCCATCAAAACACCACCCCACTGATTGGCCGGACCGGTGTAACAACAGGCAAGAGCTTCAGTGGCCGCAATTGGGCCCTCACGGCACGGGCTGGCGTGGGGTATCAGTTCGATCTGCTGACGAATGGTGAAACGGTGCTGCACGATATCTCAGGGGAAAAACGCCTTGCCGGTCAGCGGGATAAAAGGATGCTCTACCACGCAACGGTCGATGGGCAGATGCGCGAGAACCTGCGTTTTGGGCTTGAAATGGAGCGCTCTGTGTTCGGTAACTACAACGTAAACCATGCCATCAACGCAAAGGTTAGCTATATGTTTTGA
- the yhcN gene encoding peroxide/acid stress response protein YhcN — protein sequence MNIKSTIATMGILSALSFGAFAADSISADQAQSRQSIGTVSVGAVSSSPMDMHEQLNKKAEEQGASAYRIIEARSGDQWHATAELYK from the coding sequence ATGAATATCAAATCAACTATCGCAACAATGGGTATCCTTTCAGCTCTGTCATTCGGCGCGTTCGCGGCGGATTCCATCAGCGCAGACCAGGCGCAATCTCGCCAGTCAATCGGTACCGTTTCTGTGGGTGCAGTTTCCTCTTCTCCGATGGATATGCACGAGCAACTGAACAAAAAAGCGGAAGAACAAGGTGCTTCAGCGTACCGCATCATTGAAGCACGTAGCGGCGACCAGTGGCACGCGACCGCAGAACTGTACAAATAA
- a CDS encoding barstar family protein yields MTTYTFDFQHIADQTAFYREFARQFALEREKVHDLDSLWDSVMDGVLPLPLEIEFIHLPEKQRRRFGALILLFDEAEEELEGELRFNVR; encoded by the coding sequence ATGACGACCTACACGTTCGATTTTCAACATATTGCCGATCAAACGGCTTTCTACCGGGAATTTGCTCGCCAGTTCGCGCTTGAGCGCGAGAAAGTTCACGATCTGGATTCGCTGTGGGACAGCGTGATGGATGGTGTCTTGCCCTTGCCGCTGGAGATCGAGTTTATTCATCTGCCGGAAAAACAGCGTCGTCGTTTTGGGGCGCTGATCCTGCTGTTTGATGAGGCCGAGGAGGAACTGGAAGGTGAACTGCGCTTTAATGTGCGCTAA
- the aaeB gene encoding p-hydroxybenzoic acid efflux pump subunit AaeB, producing MGLFSIASQHLRFAVKLAFAIVLALFVGFHFQLETPRWAVLTAAIVAAGPAFAAGGEPYSGAIRYRGMLRIVGTFIGCIAGLTIIIMLIRTPLLMLLVSCIWAGFCTWVSSLVRVENSYAWGLAGYTALIIVITIQTEPLLAPQFAVERCSEIVIGILCAIVADLLFSPRSIKQEIDRELDSLLVAHYQLMQLCIKHGDGEEVDKAWAALVRRTTALEGMRSNLKIESSRWGRANRRLKVINTLSLTLITQACETYLIQNTRPELITSTFRELFDEPVETVQEVHKQLKRMRRAVAWTGERDTPITIYSWIGAATRYLLLKRGVISNTKISAVEEEVLQGEAVVKVESAERHHAMINFLRTTLSCMLGTLFWLWTGWTSGSGAMVMIAVVTSLAMRLPNPVMVAKDFVYGMLWALPIGSLYFLVILPSTQQSMLLLCISLAVLAFFIGIEVQKRRLGTLGTLAGTINVLVLDNPMNFQFDQFLDNALGQIVGVVLAMVVILLVRDNSQARTGRTLLNQFVSAAVSAMTTNTARRKENHLPALYQQLFLLLNKFPGDVAKFRLALTLIIAHQRLRDAPVPINDDLSAFHRQLRRTASQVISAGSDMKRRRYFTQLLGELEVYQEKLRYWNAPPQVTEPVGRLTGMLHKYQHALTSS from the coding sequence ATGGGGCTGTTTTCCATCGCCAGCCAGCATCTGCGCTTTGCCGTCAAGCTGGCCTTCGCTATTGTGCTGGCGCTGTTTGTCGGTTTTCACTTTCAGCTTGAAACCCCGCGCTGGGCGGTGTTGACCGCGGCGATTGTCGCCGCCGGCCCGGCGTTTGCTGCCGGCGGCGAGCCCTATTCCGGGGCGATTCGCTATCGCGGGATGCTGCGTATTGTCGGCACATTCATCGGTTGTATTGCCGGGCTGACCATCATCATTATGCTGATCCGCACGCCGCTGTTGATGTTGCTTGTTTCCTGTATCTGGGCGGGCTTCTGTACCTGGGTTTCTTCGCTGGTGCGCGTTGAAAACTCCTACGCCTGGGGGCTGGCGGGTTACACCGCGTTAATTATCGTCATTACCATCCAGACGGAGCCGCTGCTGGCGCCGCAATTTGCCGTCGAGCGTTGCAGTGAAATTGTGATTGGTATTCTCTGCGCTATTGTCGCCGACCTGCTGTTCTCACCGCGTTCGATAAAACAGGAGATTGACCGCGAGCTGGACAGCTTGCTGGTGGCGCATTATCAACTGATGCAGTTATGCATCAAACATGGTGACGGCGAAGAGGTGGATAAAGCCTGGGCGGCGCTGGTTCGCCGCACCACTGCGCTGGAGGGGATGCGCAGCAACCTGAAGATTGAATCTTCCCGCTGGGGGCGCGCCAACCGCCGCCTGAAAGTGATCAATACCTTATCGCTGACCCTGATTACGCAGGCCTGTGAAACCTATCTGATTCAGAACACGCGCCCGGAGCTTATCACCAGCACATTTCGTGAGCTGTTCGATGAACCGGTCGAGACGGTACAGGAAGTACACAAGCAGTTGAAAAGAATGCGCCGGGCAGTCGCCTGGACCGGTGAGCGGGATACGCCGATCACGATTTATAGCTGGATAGGCGCGGCGACCCGCTACCTGCTGCTCAAACGCGGCGTGATCAGCAATACCAAAATCAGCGCCGTGGAAGAAGAGGTGTTGCAGGGCGAAGCGGTGGTGAAGGTGGAATCCGCTGAACGTCATCACGCGATGATTAATTTCTTGCGCACTACGCTGTCGTGCATGCTTGGCACGCTGTTCTGGTTGTGGACCGGCTGGACTTCCGGCAGCGGGGCGATGGTGATGATCGCGGTGGTGACGTCGCTGGCGATGCGTCTGCCTAACCCGGTCATGGTGGCGAAAGATTTTGTCTACGGCATGCTGTGGGCGCTGCCGATTGGCTCGCTCTACTTTCTGGTGATCCTGCCCTCGACCCAGCAAAGCATGTTGCTGCTGTGTATCAGCCTGGCGGTGCTGGCCTTTTTCATCGGCATCGAGGTACAAAAACGGCGCCTGGGTACGCTGGGCACGCTGGCGGGGACGATTAACGTGCTGGTGCTCGATAACCCCATGAATTTCCAGTTCGATCAGTTTCTTGATAATGCGCTGGGGCAGATAGTCGGTGTGGTACTGGCGATGGTGGTGATTTTGCTGGTGCGGGATAACTCCCAGGCGCGCACCGGGCGCACGCTGCTGAACCAGTTTGTGTCGGCGGCGGTTTCGGCAATGACCACCAACACCGCCCGGCGCAAAGAGAACCATCTGCCCGCGCTCTATCAACAATTGTTTTTATTGTTGAACAAATTCCCCGGCGATGTGGCGAAGTTCCGTCTGGCATTGACGCTGATTATTGCCCACCAGCGCCTGCGCGATGCGCCGGTGCCGATCAACGACGATCTTTCGGCGTTCCATCGTCAGTTGCGCCGTACCGCCTCGCAGGTGATTTCTGCGGGGTCTGACATGAAACGCCGCCGCTACTTCACGCAATTGCTGGGGGAGCTGGAGGTGTACCAGGAAAAATTGCGTTACTGGAACGCGCCGCCGCAGGTGACGGAGCCGGTAGGCAGGTTGACGGGCATGTTACATAAGTACCAACATGCGCTAACCAGCAGTTAA